A genome region from Deltaproteobacteria bacterium CG11_big_fil_rev_8_21_14_0_20_42_23 includes the following:
- a CDS encoding UDP-N-acetylglucosamine 4,6-dehydratase, protein MEIKRTGFFLLMDAIIICSTFFISSNFIHISNAYFYEILAFILLVKLTFFASRRLYKITWRYVSINDFYNLFITATAASLSLVVLFSLLSTKLTQFEYPVSFFLIDWVVSLFFMSSVRIAKRLYLEVLKKKHKGEGVRTIILGAGHTGEMILRDMMRHNYAHFYPVGFLDDDPSKIGAFLHGVKVLSSLQDFERVVADEQIEAVLIAMPTLHFPQLKKIYGSIKRNPNIKIVKTVPRIYDYDIPDFRLKDLEDISIEDLIGRQSVNVDRFLIRNFLEGKRVLITGAGGSIGSEISLQVCSANLEKAIFFDVDETELHSLQLKFKQKFPHLFDRFHFVVGDVRDVKRLEEVFQTFSPQVVFHAAAYKHVPMMEDNAREAVKVNVFGTYNLATTAARYEVDKFILISTDKAVRPTSVMGATKRLAEQVCKAVGSQKNTKTKFIAVRFGNVLGSRGSVLPLFMEQIRAGGPVTVTHHEMKRYFMTIPEAVSLVLQSSAVGSGNEVMVLDMGKSVVIMKLAEDLIRLQGLVPYKDIDIQVVGLRPGEKLFEEILTSEEGTIATKHDRIFVACESKQYDIRNIQLILEAFKSATEEYAPVGELQVKKLLRTHVIHYEEPENSSLVYDQKNSANVFSLNS, encoded by the coding sequence ATGGAAATTAAAAGAACAGGCTTTTTTCTTCTGATGGATGCAATTATAATCTGTTCTACTTTTTTTATTTCTTCAAACTTTATTCATATTTCAAATGCCTATTTTTACGAAATTTTAGCATTTATCCTTTTGGTAAAACTTACATTTTTTGCTTCGCGCAGGCTTTACAAAATTACTTGGCGGTATGTTAGTATCAACGATTTTTATAATCTTTTCATTACAGCTACAGCAGCTTCACTTTCGCTCGTTGTTCTCTTTTCACTTTTGAGCACAAAATTAACTCAGTTTGAATATCCTGTTTCTTTTTTTCTGATTGATTGGGTAGTTTCGCTTTTCTTTATGTCATCTGTTCGAATAGCAAAACGCCTCTATCTTGAAGTCCTAAAGAAAAAACATAAAGGCGAAGGTGTGCGCACCATTATTTTAGGCGCTGGCCATACAGGGGAAATGATTTTGCGAGATATGATGAGACACAATTATGCTCACTTTTATCCGGTAGGATTTCTGGATGATGATCCCTCAAAGATAGGAGCCTTTTTGCACGGAGTGAAAGTGTTGTCTTCACTTCAAGATTTCGAAAGAGTTGTTGCCGATGAACAAATTGAAGCAGTTTTGATTGCAATGCCAACATTACATTTTCCTCAGCTGAAAAAAATTTATGGCTCCATCAAGAGAAATCCAAATATAAAAATTGTAAAAACCGTCCCACGTATTTATGATTATGACATCCCAGATTTTCGTTTAAAAGACCTTGAAGATATTTCTATTGAAGACCTCATTGGTCGCCAGTCGGTAAATGTAGATCGGTTTCTCATTAGAAATTTTTTGGAGGGAAAAAGAGTTTTAATTACTGGAGCTGGTGGTTCTATTGGTTCAGAAATTTCTCTTCAAGTATGTTCTGCAAATCTTGAAAAGGCTATTTTTTTCGATGTTGATGAAACTGAGCTGCATAGTCTACAGCTTAAATTTAAGCAAAAATTTCCTCATCTTTTTGATCGATTTCATTTTGTCGTTGGTGACGTTCGAGATGTGAAACGCCTTGAAGAAGTCTTTCAGACATTTTCACCTCAAGTTGTTTTCCATGCGGCTGCTTATAAACATGTTCCAATGATGGAAGATAATGCGCGTGAAGCCGTAAAAGTAAATGTCTTTGGAACCTATAATTTAGCAACTACTGCGGCTCGGTATGAAGTGGATAAATTTATTCTGATTTCTACGGATAAAGCAGTGCGACCCACAAGTGTTATGGGTGCCACAAAACGCTTAGCAGAACAGGTTTGCAAAGCCGTTGGCTCACAAAAAAATACAAAAACAAAATTTATTGCTGTGCGTTTTGGAAATGTTTTAGGAAGCCGTGGAAGTGTGCTTCCACTTTTTATGGAACAAATTCGTGCAGGTGGCCCTGTCACGGTTACGCATCATGAAATGAAGCGTTACTTTATGACTATTCCTGAAGCTGTTTCTTTAGTCTTGCAATCGTCGGCTGTAGGAAGTGGAAATGAAGTGATGGTGCTTGATATGGGAAAATCAGTTGTGATTATGAAATTGGCGGAAGATCTTATCCGCTTGCAAGGTTTAGTTCCGTACAAAGATATTGATATTCAAGTGGTGGGCTTACGTCCTGGAGAAAAGCTCTTTGAAGAAATACTCACTTCAGAAGAGGGAACTATAGCAACCAAACATGATCGCATTTTTGTGGCTTGTGAAAGTAAACAATATGATATTCGCAACATTCAACTTATTCTAGAAGCTTTCAAAAGTGCAACTGAGGAATATGCACCTGTTGGAGAACTGCAGGTGAAGAAGTTGCTTCGCACGCATGTGATTCACTATGAGGAACCAGAAAATAGTAGTCTTGTCTACGATCAGAAAAACAGTGCAAATGTTTTTTCACTTAATTCGTAG
- a CDS encoding UDP-phosphate galactose phosphotransferase, whose amino-acid sequence MGKLVNNIENGERFPLRGQQVFFNITNFCKRIFTFTVVSLSLLLLTPLLLLIALSIKSDGGSVLFRQKRVGYKGKLFTCYKFRTMVPNAEEVLHEYLRQHPEMEEEWNRNFKLKNDPRATIVGKVLRKTSLDEVPQLWNVLKGDMNFVGPRPILPQEQVRYGDDFFYYASVRPGITGIWQVGGRSNTTFEDRVCMDVQYVKKQSLALDCKILFKTIWVVFNGSGAS is encoded by the coding sequence ATGGGAAAACTTGTAAACAATATTGAAAATGGCGAGCGTTTTCCATTGAGAGGCCAACAAGTGTTTTTTAATATTACAAACTTCTGTAAGAGGATTTTTACCTTTACTGTGGTATCTTTATCGTTATTACTTCTTACTCCCTTGTTGTTGCTAATTGCGCTCTCTATCAAATCCGATGGAGGGAGCGTATTGTTCCGTCAGAAGAGGGTTGGTTATAAAGGAAAATTATTTACGTGTTACAAGTTTCGAACAATGGTCCCCAATGCAGAAGAGGTCCTTCACGAGTATCTGCGTCAACATCCCGAAATGGAAGAAGAATGGAATAGGAATTTTAAATTAAAAAATGATCCCCGAGCCACAATAGTAGGTAAAGTTTTGAGAAAAACAAGTTTGGATGAAGTTCCTCAATTATGGAATGTGTTGAAGGGAGATATGAATTTTGTTGGACCACGGCCAATTTTGCCTCAAGAGCAAGTTCGCTATGGGGATGATTTTTTTTACTATGCTTCAGTGCGACCAGGTATTACAGGCATTTGGCAAGTTGGCGGTCGAAGCAATACAACATTTGAAGATCGTGTCTGTATGGACGTTCAGTATGTTAAAAAACAATCCTTAGCCTTAGACTGTAAAATTCTTTTCAAAACAATTTGGGTCGTTTTTAATGGAAGTGGAGCGTCATAA
- a CDS encoding glycosyltransferase family 1 protein — translation MKLCRIATVPFVFVYHLRSQILATVEEGHEVYLVSSAGPALETMAQEKGVRVHPLSIHRSISLWNDLKSLWKLCHYFRKMKFDVVHSITQKAGLLTAVAGFLTRVPIRFHTFTGQPWMYKRGLLRWVSKRCDWFIVKLNTRCYTDSVSQRDYLVRQAIASKKDIKVLGPGSLAGVDLDRFDCAKWQSSCEEIRRELHIPNHASIINFTGRLNLEKGIQELIEAFENLTREQEDFFLLLIGPFEINREPIPFELMERIQKNPRIRILGDSPQPEKFFAISDVLCLPSYREGFGIVVLEAAAMGLPAIGTRVVGLVDSIVDGKTGILVPPKDSEALYRALQSMFNDNELRKKMGQNAKHRAKSFSSSYINGMVLKEYGRYSS, via the coding sequence ATGAAACTTTGTCGAATTGCAACTGTTCCGTTTGTTTTTGTTTATCATCTTCGCAGCCAAATTCTTGCGACAGTTGAGGAAGGGCACGAGGTCTATCTGGTTTCAAGTGCAGGACCGGCATTAGAAACAATGGCACAAGAAAAAGGGGTGCGAGTTCATCCACTTTCTATACATCGATCTATCTCGCTTTGGAATGATCTCAAATCTTTATGGAAGCTTTGCCACTACTTTCGAAAAATGAAGTTCGATGTTGTTCATTCGATTACACAAAAAGCAGGTTTGCTCACGGCTGTTGCAGGTTTTCTCACTAGAGTTCCTATAAGATTTCATACTTTTACAGGCCAACCTTGGATGTATAAACGAGGCCTTTTGCGCTGGGTTTCAAAAAGGTGTGACTGGTTCATTGTGAAGCTGAACACTAGATGTTATACAGATAGCGTTTCGCAGCGGGACTATCTTGTTCGACAGGCAATTGCGAGCAAAAAGGATATTAAGGTCCTTGGGCCAGGCTCTTTGGCTGGTGTGGATTTGGACAGATTTGATTGTGCTAAATGGCAATCAAGTTGCGAAGAAATTAGACGTGAATTACATATTCCTAATCATGCCAGCATTATTAATTTTACAGGTCGCCTTAATTTGGAAAAAGGAATTCAGGAGCTCATAGAAGCTTTTGAAAACTTAACTCGTGAGCAAGAAGATTTTTTTTTGTTATTGATTGGGCCGTTTGAAATTAATCGAGAACCAATTCCATTTGAACTCATGGAGCGTATTCAAAAAAATCCTCGAATTCGAATTCTAGGTGATTCACCACAACCAGAAAAATTTTTTGCTATCTCGGATGTGTTGTGTCTCCCAAGTTATCGCGAGGGTTTTGGAATTGTTGTTTTGGAAGCTGCAGCAATGGGTTTGCCAGCTATTGGAACGCGAGTAGTAGGTCTCGTTGATTCGATTGTTGATGGGAAAACAGGAATTCTTGTTCCACCAAAAGATAGCGAGGCTCTTTATCGAGCCTTACAAAGTATGTTTAACGATAATGAATTACGAAAAAAAATGGGTCAGAATGCAAAGCATCGCGCCAAATCCTTTTCCTCAAGTTATATAAATGGTATGGTGCTCAAGGAGTATGGGAGATATTCCTCTTGA
- a CDS encoding NAD-dependent epimerase, whose product MKILVTGGNGFIGRRLINSLVEEGHHDIKVLSRNAENKFPAGVQVLQGDLTSKDCPFDKFMENGDIIFHCAGELYNIATMRALHVEGTEHLLQAALKEAHNKKRALHWVQLSSVGAYGYPLEYIHTERIVTEDTPTQPFGEYEITKTLSDELVLQAAKSDLLSYSIVRPSKVFGAGKFNPSLHSLGKMIRNGLFFYIGRPGAVATYVHVDDVVEVLKLCGTNARARGKVFNISNDCLLEEMINGIASSLEVSAPRLRFPERFVRNLASIMATIAHSPLTQEQINGLVRRTKYPYTRLKKELDYSPKISVPQVISETIFEK is encoded by the coding sequence GTGAAAATATTGGTCACAGGAGGAAATGGTTTTATCGGACGAAGATTGATCAACTCTCTTGTTGAAGAAGGCCATCACGATATAAAAGTGCTTTCGCGCAATGCAGAAAACAAGTTTCCAGCTGGCGTTCAAGTATTACAGGGTGATTTGACTTCGAAAGATTGTCCTTTTGATAAATTTATGGAAAATGGTGACATTATCTTTCACTGCGCTGGAGAACTTTATAATATTGCTACAATGAGAGCCTTACACGTTGAGGGAACAGAGCATCTTCTCCAGGCAGCACTTAAAGAAGCTCACAATAAAAAACGAGCTCTTCATTGGGTTCAGCTTAGTAGTGTTGGCGCGTATGGTTATCCGCTGGAATATATTCATACTGAGCGTATAGTCACCGAGGATACACCAACTCAACCTTTTGGAGAATATGAGATTACAAAAACCCTATCAGATGAATTAGTACTTCAGGCTGCAAAGAGTGATTTGCTTAGTTATTCCATCGTAAGACCATCTAAAGTTTTTGGTGCTGGAAAATTCAATCCATCATTGCATTCACTGGGGAAAATGATTCGTAATGGTTTGTTTTTTTATATTGGACGTCCTGGTGCAGTTGCGACTTATGTTCATGTTGATGATGTTGTAGAAGTTCTTAAGCTTTGTGGGACCAATGCGCGAGCACGAGGGAAAGTTTTTAATATCTCTAACGATTGTTTACTTGAAGAAATGATAAATGGCATTGCCTCTTCTCTTGAAGTATCCGCTCCACGATTGAGATTTCCAGAACGTTTTGTAAGAAACCTTGCAAGTATAATGGCTACGATTGCTCATAGTCCACTTACTCAAGAACAGATAAATGGTTTGGTACGGAGAACAAAGTATCCTTATACAAGGCTTAAAAAAGAGTTGGATTATTCTCCAAAAATTTCTGTTCCTCAAGTAATTAGTGAAACAATATTTGAGAAATGA
- a CDS encoding dTDP-4-dehydrorhamnose 3,5-epimerase has protein sequence MGQTHIEGVTLTELRQINDERGAVLHMLRADALGFKGFGECYFSEIFPGNIKAWKRHRSQTQNLAVPIGRIRVVIYDERETSLTCGQMQVIELGRPDAYFRLEISCGLWYGFSCISATPALIVNCADLPHDPVESEVRPLNDSSIPYQWVK, from the coding sequence ATGGGCCAGACACACATCGAAGGGGTAACTCTTACAGAGCTACGTCAGATCAATGATGAACGTGGAGCAGTGCTTCATATGCTTCGAGCTGATGCATTGGGATTTAAAGGTTTTGGCGAATGTTATTTTTCAGAGATTTTTCCGGGAAACATCAAAGCTTGGAAACGACATCGTTCGCAAACTCAAAATTTAGCAGTTCCCATTGGAAGAATTCGTGTTGTTATTTATGACGAGCGTGAAACTTCATTGACATGTGGACAAATGCAGGTGATCGAACTTGGTCGACCTGATGCTTATTTCCGGCTTGAGATTTCATGTGGTCTTTGGTACGGATTCAGCTGCATCAGCGCAACGCCTGCACTTATCGTGAATTGCGCTGATCTTCCGCATGATCCAGTGGAGAGTGAAGTGCGTCCTTTAAATGATTCCAGCATACCTTACCAATGGGTTAAATAA
- the rfbG gene encoding CDP-glucose 4,6-dehydratase produces MFANVYQGKRVLITGHTGFKGSWLSTWLLKLGAEVTGLSKDVPTQPAMIEELNLNNRMTHIQADVRDLNTLREVVYEVKPDFVFHLAAQAIVSTSYTDPVETMSTNVVGTMNILEALRNFGHPCVAVLITSDKCYNNVEWGWGYRETDGLGGKDIYSGSKGAAELVIKSYFHSFFQKDHPVRLAVGRAGNVIGGGDWAKDRIVVDCMRAWNEKRSVEIRSPNATRPWQHVLEPLSGYLVLGQALKIQSQFHGEAFNFGPRAEQNRTVVELLEALHQQCGFMNSHEAYQVADDIPFHEAGLLKLNCDKALFHLKWESNLEYMETVQFVSDWYKAFYGEKVDMYELTLKQIDHYEQIAVERKRIWARHTSKG; encoded by the coding sequence ATGTTTGCAAATGTTTATCAGGGTAAACGTGTTCTCATCACTGGACATACAGGTTTCAAAGGTTCTTGGCTTAGTACTTGGTTGCTTAAGCTTGGTGCTGAAGTGACCGGTTTGTCAAAAGATGTGCCGACGCAGCCAGCGATGATTGAAGAACTTAATCTAAACAATCGCATGACTCATATACAAGCAGATGTTCGCGATTTAAATACTTTACGTGAAGTGGTTTATGAAGTGAAACCAGATTTTGTATTTCATCTCGCTGCGCAAGCTATTGTTTCCACATCCTATACGGATCCAGTAGAAACTATGAGTACAAACGTTGTTGGAACAATGAACATTTTGGAAGCCCTTCGCAATTTCGGACATCCTTGTGTTGCTGTACTGATTACCAGTGATAAATGTTACAACAACGTGGAGTGGGGTTGGGGGTATCGTGAAACAGATGGACTTGGAGGCAAAGATATTTACAGTGGTTCTAAAGGTGCTGCTGAGTTAGTTATCAAATCATATTTCCATTCGTTTTTTCAAAAAGATCATCCAGTTCGTTTGGCGGTTGGTCGTGCCGGTAATGTGATTGGTGGTGGTGATTGGGCGAAGGATCGTATTGTCGTTGACTGCATGCGTGCATGGAATGAAAAACGTAGCGTTGAAATCCGCAGTCCAAATGCTACACGTCCTTGGCAACACGTTTTAGAACCCTTAAGTGGATATCTGGTTCTTGGTCAGGCTTTGAAGATACAGTCTCAGTTTCATGGCGAAGCCTTTAATTTTGGGCCTCGTGCTGAGCAAAATCGAACGGTTGTTGAATTGTTAGAAGCATTGCATCAGCAATGTGGATTTATGAATTCCCATGAAGCTTATCAGGTTGCCGACGACATTCCGTTTCATGAAGCGGGACTGCTTAAACTCAATTGTGACAAAGCACTTTTTCATCTGAAATGGGAATCAAATCTTGAATATATGGAAACGGTCCAATTTGTAAGTGATTGGTACAAAGCTTTTTACGGTGAAAAAGTTGATATGTACGAACTCACGCTTAAACAAATTGATCATTATGAACAAATAGCTGTAGAAAGAAAACGAATATGGGCCAGACACACATCGAAGGGGTAA
- the rfbF gene encoding glucose-1-phosphate cytidylyltransferase: protein MKTVILCGGLGTRLSEETQVKPKPMVEIGGRPILWHIMKMYERCGFNDFTLALGYKGEIIKDYFLNYHARLSDLTVQLKNGQIDYSNPTAEDWKVSLIDTGARTMTGGRLLRLKPHLQTNGTFMLTYGDGLSDVNLNKLLSFHREHGRLATVTAVRPSARFGGMHIGDGKVLNFKEKPQSGEGWINGGFFIFEPAIFDYLENDTTILEQSPLENLVRDGQLMAYEHSGYWQCMDTVRDREALQTAWESSCAPWLKG from the coding sequence ATGAAAACAGTTATTCTTTGTGGTGGGCTTGGGACGCGTCTTTCTGAAGAAACTCAGGTTAAACCTAAACCAATGGTTGAAATTGGAGGACGTCCGATACTTTGGCATATCATGAAAATGTATGAACGATGTGGATTCAATGATTTTACTTTAGCTTTGGGATATAAAGGAGAGATAATTAAAGATTATTTTCTAAATTATCATGCTCGTCTCAGCGATTTAACAGTGCAGTTAAAAAATGGACAAATTGATTATTCTAATCCGACAGCGGAGGATTGGAAAGTATCACTCATTGATACTGGAGCTCGTACAATGACGGGTGGGCGCCTTTTGCGCTTGAAGCCACATTTGCAAACAAATGGAACCTTTATGCTCACTTATGGAGATGGTCTTTCAGATGTGAATCTCAATAAGCTTCTTTCGTTTCATCGTGAACATGGAAGGCTGGCAACAGTTACCGCAGTGCGGCCATCGGCTCGCTTTGGTGGTATGCATATTGGTGATGGAAAAGTTCTTAATTTTAAAGAAAAGCCACAATCGGGCGAGGGATGGATCAATGGTGGATTCTTTATTTTTGAGCCCGCCATTTTTGATTATCTGGAAAATGACACTACAATTTTAGAGCAGTCTCCCCTTGAAAATCTAGTGAGAGATGGGCAGCTCATGGCTTATGAACATTCAGGTTATTGGCAATGCATGGATACCGTACGTGATCGTGAGGCTCTTCAAACAGCATGGGAGAGTTCTTGTGCTCCATGGTTGAAAGGTTAA
- a CDS encoding methyltransferase yields MKNNIAYQTPQLAQYFSRHRIAWDQFYESERVIIKQLKLDSDASVLDIGCGCGGLGLALLEQFGVKNYTGVEINAEAAHAASSVNPNARILCGDVLSVSQEALHNKLFDVVFSLSCVDWNIQFSDMLTTAWKHVLSGGHMVATFRLTDKEGCCDFKKSYQYINYDNILEGECAAYVVLNAKKIFEELRKFAPLQMNAYGYWGTPSATAVTPYEKLCFVALSLQKRKDDDDSEERYHFDLPPEIQKVIGFAPQ; encoded by the coding sequence ATGAAAAATAACATTGCTTATCAGACTCCTCAGCTTGCTCAATATTTTTCACGCCACCGTATTGCATGGGATCAATTTTATGAGTCAGAGCGTGTTATCATCAAACAGCTAAAGCTTGATAGTGATGCTAGTGTTCTCGATATTGGCTGTGGTTGTGGTGGTTTGGGTTTGGCACTTTTGGAACAGTTTGGAGTAAAAAACTATACGGGAGTGGAAATCAATGCAGAGGCGGCTCATGCAGCAAGTAGTGTGAACCCTAATGCTCGCATTCTTTGTGGGGATGTATTAAGTGTCAGCCAAGAAGCACTTCACAACAAACTTTTTGATGTTGTTTTTTCACTTAGTTGTGTCGATTGGAATATTCAATTTTCTGATATGTTAACGACCGCCTGGAAACATGTTCTTTCTGGAGGTCATATGGTTGCTACTTTTCGCCTTACTGACAAGGAAGGATGTTGTGATTTCAAGAAATCTTATCAGTACATTAACTATGATAATATCTTAGAAGGTGAGTGTGCAGCCTATGTTGTGCTGAATGCAAAAAAAATATTTGAAGAGCTGAGAAAATTTGCTCCTCTCCAAATGAATGCCTATGGTTACTGGGGAACGCCGTCTGCTACAGCAGTGACACCTTATGAGAAACTTTGCTTTGTTGCTTTATCACTTCAAAAAAGAAAAGACGACGATGATAGTGAAGAACGTTATCACTTTGATCTTCCCCCCGAAATTCAAAAAGTGATTGGATTTGCGCCACAATGA
- a CDS encoding 3-deoxy-manno-octulosonate cytidylyltransferase gives MKIIGIIPARMAASRFPGKPLVSILGKPMLEHVYLRARMYEGWDQLVLATCDYEIEAFAKEKNIPVVMTGSHHTRALDRIAEAVTLLGKDISDDDIILNVQGDEPMMRPDMISATIAPLLNNAQVPCTVLAMDIVEEKIWRNPDTVKIIHNDEGEVLYTSRSPVPYYKGAFSPELMARRIYGIFAFRWKYLKLFTDHAETRLEKLESCDSNRILDMPFRQYIAPYPHIKSFSVDSPEDVELVEKHMKSDDYWDLYK, from the coding sequence ATGAAAATAATAGGCATTATTCCAGCGCGTATGGCAGCATCACGATTCCCAGGAAAACCTCTTGTTTCAATCCTTGGCAAGCCTATGCTTGAACACGTCTATCTTCGTGCCAGAATGTATGAGGGTTGGGATCAACTTGTGTTGGCCACTTGCGATTATGAAATTGAAGCTTTCGCAAAGGAAAAAAATATCCCTGTTGTTATGACTGGATCACACCATACTCGAGCTCTTGATCGCATTGCTGAGGCAGTTACATTATTGGGAAAAGATATTTCTGACGATGATATTATCCTTAATGTTCAAGGCGATGAACCCATGATGCGGCCGGATATGATAAGTGCTACCATTGCTCCTCTTTTAAATAATGCTCAGGTTCCTTGTACTGTTTTGGCAATGGATATAGTTGAAGAAAAGATATGGCGCAATCCAGATACGGTTAAGATCATTCATAATGATGAGGGGGAAGTTCTCTACACCTCTCGCTCACCCGTGCCTTATTATAAGGGAGCTTTTTCTCCAGAGCTTATGGCACGACGAATTTATGGAATTTTTGCATTTCGCTGGAAATACCTCAAACTCTTTACCGATCATGCGGAAACGCGTCTCGAAAAACTTGAATCCTGTGATAGCAACCGAATTCTTGATATGCCGTTTCGGCAATACATTGCGCCTTATCCACACATAAAATCATTTTCAGTAGATAGTCCTGAAGATGTTGAGCTTGTTGAAAAGCACATGAAATCAGATGACTACTGGGACTTGTACAAGTAA
- a CDS encoding dehydrogenase, with product MKNNNILKVAIIGCGRISGHHCRSIIQTAGVELVAVCDLVLEKAQVYQKEFGATAYTDYHQMLIENPQIDTVAIVTPSGMHYEHALDIISRYRKNIIVEKPTFMKPSQVKEVYAKAKAAGVHVFAVFQNRHNSAVKRVLEGLAHGELGKLRSVAVRVRWCRPQRYYDLAPWRGTFAMDGGCLTNQGIHHIDLLRKMGGEVKRVCSTHKTLGANIEVEDTAIAAIEFKNGAVGSLEITTAARPIDYEASLSLVCENGLAQIGGIAVNELQIYTPDPSACVKNSEDFSGNVYGNGHVKIYEEIVDFYQKDKTFSVTYEDTFSTIQLLNSFYLSDETQNWVDVSSSGDSSRLGQEDDELANLYRTSTEGEK from the coding sequence ATGAAAAATAATAATATACTTAAAGTAGCTATTATCGGATGTGGGCGAATTTCCGGCCATCACTGTCGTTCCATTATTCAAACTGCAGGAGTTGAATTGGTTGCGGTGTGTGATTTGGTTCTTGAAAAAGCTCAGGTCTATCAGAAAGAATTTGGCGCAACGGCTTATACCGATTACCACCAAATGCTTATCGAGAACCCACAAATAGATACAGTCGCAATAGTTACACCATCGGGAATGCACTATGAGCATGCTCTCGATATTATTTCACGTTACCGAAAAAATATTATTGTTGAAAAACCAACTTTCATGAAGCCGTCACAGGTGAAAGAAGTATATGCCAAAGCGAAAGCGGCTGGGGTTCATGTTTTTGCAGTATTTCAAAATCGACATAATTCAGCAGTTAAGCGTGTTCTAGAAGGTTTGGCTCACGGAGAACTTGGGAAATTGCGTTCTGTTGCGGTGCGTGTTCGTTGGTGTAGGCCACAACGCTATTATGATTTGGCGCCATGGCGTGGAACGTTTGCTATGGATGGAGGATGTTTAACCAATCAAGGTATTCACCATATTGATCTTCTTAGGAAAATGGGCGGAGAGGTTAAGCGTGTTTGCAGCACCCACAAAACTTTGGGGGCAAATATTGAGGTGGAAGATACCGCCATTGCGGCCATTGAATTTAAAAATGGAGCCGTTGGTTCGCTTGAAATTACCACAGCTGCCCGTCCAATTGATTATGAAGCCAGCCTCTCTTTAGTGTGTGAAAATGGCTTGGCCCAAATTGGTGGAATTGCTGTCAATGAACTTCAAATTTACACACCAGATCCATCCGCCTGTGTTAAGAATTCGGAAGATTTTTCTGGAAATGTATACGGCAATGGTCATGTGAAAATATATGAAGAGATTGTTGATTTTTATCAGAAAGATAAAACGTTTTCTGTAACTTATGAAGATACATTTTCGACTATTCAGCTTTTAAATTCTTTTTATCTTTCAGATGAGACTCAAAATTGGGTCGATGTTTCTTCTTCAGGTGATAGTTCACGCCTTGGTCAAGAGGATGATGAGTTAGCAAACCTTTATCGCACAAGCACTGAAGGTGAAAAATGA